The Falco rusticolus isolate bFalRus1 chromosome 5, bFalRus1.pri, whole genome shotgun sequence genome has a segment encoding these proteins:
- the CPT1B gene encoding carnitine O-palmitoyltransferase 1, muscle isoform: MAEAHQAVAFQFTVTPEGLDFHLSREAVRQLYLAGISSWKKRLVRAKNSFLTGVYPASPSSWMVVVMATAGSFYCQVDPSLGMIARIRHCLPESRLLSYESRTMVSTVIFSTGAWLSAVLLFRQALKLLLSYHGWMFEPHGKMSRSTRIWVALMKVLSIRKPLLYSFQTSLPKLPVPPVEATITRYLESVRPLMDDEKYSKMEALAKEFKEKTAPRLQKYLILKSWWTTNYVSDWWEQYIYLHGRSPLMVNSNYYAMDFLYVTPSHIQAARAGNMVHAILMYRRKLDRGEIPPMMALGIVPMCSYQSERMFNTTRIPGKETDTLLHLVDSKHLAVYHKGRFYKVWLYYGGQLLQPCDLELQFQRILDDPSPPQPGEERLAALTAGERVPWAEARARFFSHGKNKVSLDAIERAAFFLTLDEEEHGYVAGKEGCMDTYAKSLLHGQCYDRWFDKSFTLVVYKNGKLGANAEHSWADAPIIGHLWEFALATEKFQLGYTDRGHCRGEPNTQLAPPQRLQWDIPQECRDTIESSYRLAKALADDVDFCCFQFSEFGKGLIKKCRTSPDAFIQISLQLAHFRDKGCFCLTYEASMTRLFREGRTETVRSCTAESTAFVRSMGDARKTRAERQRLFKLAADKHQHMYRLAMTGAGIDRHLFCLYVVSRYLGIQSPFLAQVLSEPWRLSTSQTPQQQLKMFDLNKYPDHVSSGGGFGPVADDGYGVSYIIAGENLITFHVSSKFSSSETDSKRFGRNIRQAMLDIAELFDKPAEKAGK; this comes from the exons ATGGCGGAGGCTCACCAAGCTGTGGCCTTCCAGTTCACTGTCACCCCTGAGGGCTTGGACTTCCACCTCAGCCGCGAggctgtcaggcagctgtacCTTGCCGGCATCTCCTCCTGGAAGAAGCGCTTGGTCCGCGCCAAG AACAGCTTCCTGACCGGCGTCtaccctgcctccccctccagcTGGATGGTGGTCGTGATGGCCACCGCTGGCTCTTTCTACTGCCAGGTTGACCCCTCCCTGGGGATGATTGCCCGCATCCGCCACTGCCTGCCTGAGAG CCGCCTCCTGAGCTATGAGAGCCGGACGATGGTGAGCACTGTGATCTTCTCCACCGGCGCCTGGctctctgctgtcctgctctTCCGGCAGGCGCTGAAGCTGCTCCTTTCCTACCACGGCTGGATGTTTGAGCCGCATGGCAAGATGAGCCGCAGCACCAGGATCTGGGTG GCGCTGATGAAGGTGCTGTCAATCCGCAAGCCCCTGCTCTACAGCTTCCAGACCTCTCTGCCCaagctccctgtgccccctgtGGAGGCCACCATCACCCGG TACCTGGAGTCGGTGCGCCCACTCATGGATGACGAGAAGTACAGTAAGATGGAGGCCCTGGCCAAGGAGTTCAAGGAGAAGACAGCTCCACGGCTGCAGAAGTACCTGATCCTCAAGTCCTGGTGGACAACCAACTAT gtgaGCGACTGGTGGGAGCAGTACATCTACCTGCATGGCCGCAGCCCACTCATGGTCAACAGCAACTACTATGCCATG GATTTTCTCTACGTGACCCCCAGCCACATCCAGGCTGCTCGGGCAGGTAACATGGTGCATGCCATCCTGATGTACCGCCGCAAGCTGGACCGTGGGGAGATCCCCCCC ATGATGGCGCTGGGCATCGTGCCCATGTGCTCCTACCAGTCGGAACGGATGTTCAACACGACCCGCATCCCTGGCAAGGAGACGG ACACGCTGCTGCacctggtggacagcaagcaCCTGGCTGTCTACCACAAGGGCCGCTTCTACAAGGTCTGGCTCTACTAcggggggcagctgctgcagccctgtgacCTGGAGCTGCAGTTCCAGCGCATCCTGGATGACCCCTCGCCCCCCCAGCCTGGCGAGGAGCGGCTGGCAGCACTCACCGCTGGCGAGAG GGTGCCCTGGGCTGAGGCTCGAGCCCGGTTCTTCAGCCATGGGAAGAACAAGGTGTCACTGGATGCTATCGAGCGGGCAGCCTTCTTCCTGACGCTGGACGAGGAGGAGCACGGCTATGTCGCGGGCAAGGAGGGCTGCATGGACACCTATGCCAAATCCCTGCTGCATGGCCAGTGCTATGACCG ctggttTGACAAGTCCTTCACCTTGGTGGTCTACAAGAACGGGAAGCTGGGGGCCAACGCCGAGCACTCCTGGGCTGATGCGCCCATCATTGGGCACCTCTGGGAG TTTGCACTGGCAACAGAAAAATTCCAGCTGGGCTACACCGATCGGGGACACTGCCGGGGCGAGCCCAACACTCAGCTCGCCCCCCCCCAGCGCCTCCAGTGGGACATCCCCCAGGAG TGCCGTGACACCATCGAGAGCTCGTACCGCCTGGCCAAGGCACTGGCCGATGATGTGGACTTCTGCTGCTTCCAGTTCTCTGAGTTTGGGAAGGGGCTGATCAAGAAGTGCCGGACCAGCCCCGACGCCTTTATCCAGATCTCCCTGCAGCTCGCACACTTCCGT GACAagggctgcttctgcctcaCCTACGAGGCCTCCATGACGCGTCTATTCCGTGAGGGCCGGACAGAGACGGTGAGGTCCTGCACCGCTGAGTCCACCGCCTTCGTGCGCAGCATGGGGGATGCCCGGAAGACT CGAGCTGAGCGCCAGCGGCTCTTCAAGCTGGCGGCCGACAAGCACCAGCACATGTACCGCCTGGCCATGACCGGGGCCGGCATCGACCGACACCTCTTCTGCCTCTACGTGGTGTCCCGCTACCTGGGGATACAGTCCCCCTTCCTGGCCCAG GTGCTGTCGGAGCCCTGGCGCCTCTCCACCAGCCAgacaccacagcagcagctgaagatgtTCGACCTGAACAAGTACCCCGACCACGTCTCTAGTGGTGGCGGCTTTGGCCCC GTGGCAGATGATGGCTACGGTGTCTCCTACATCATCGCTGGTGAGAACCTCATCACTTTCCATGTCTCCAGCAAGTTCTCCAGCTCTGAGACG GACTCAAAGCGCTTTGGGAGGAACATCCGCCAGGCCATGCTGGACATCGCTGAGCTCTTCGACAAGCCAGCTGAGAAGGCGGGGAAATGA
- the CHKB gene encoding choline/ethanolamine kinase — protein sequence MAAAGRGSGVAAGAVPAVTRLQAYAWCREFLAGSWKLIGPEEFSIGPVSGGLSNLLFKCTLPEHILSVGDEPRQVLLRVYGAILQGVDSLVLESVMFAILAERALGPRLYGVFPQGRLEQYIPSRRLRTEDLRDPDISKEIAVKMSRFHGMVMPFNKEPKWLFGTMEWYLKQISELTFPEEEQLKKFNHLKTYNLQEEMKSLRELLESTPSPVVFCHNDVQEGNILLLAGREASSSDKLMLIDFEYSSYNYRGFDIGNHFCEWVYNYTHDSWPFFKASPENYPSRQQQLHFIRHYLSEDSGRRGDTTHKEQAHIEEEMLTEINRFALASHFFWGLWSILQAKISTIEFGYLDYAQSRFEAYFQHKAQCS from the exons atggcggcggcgggacggggCAGCGGGGTCGCGGCCGGGGCTGTGCCCGCCGTCACCCGCCTGCAGGCCTACGCCTGGTGCCGGGAGTTCCTCGCCGGTTCCTGGAAGCTCATCGGGCCCGAGGAGTTCAGCATCGGGCCCGTCAG CGGGGGGCTCAGCAACCTGCTGTTCAAGTGCACGCTGCCGGAGCACATCCTCAGCGTGGGGGACGAGCCCCGGCAGGTGCTGCTGCGCGTCTATGGGGCCATCCTGCAG GGCGTGGACTCGCTGGTGCTGGAGAGTGTGATGTTTGCCATCCTGGCTGAGCGGGCACTGGGGCCACGGCTCTACGGTGTCTTCCCCCAGGGGCGGCTGGAGCAATACATTCCG AGCCGACGTCTGCGGACTGAGGACCTGCGAGACCCTGACATCTCCAAGGAGATTGCGGTGAAGATGTCCCGGTTCCACGGCATGGTGATGCCCTTCAACAAGGAGCCCAAATGGCTCTTTGGGACCATGGAGTG GTACCTGAAGCAGATTTCGGAGCTCACCTTCCCCgaggaagagcagctgaagaagTTCAACCACCTCAAGACTTATAACCTGCAGGAAGAGATGAAGAGCCTCAG ggagctgctggagtcCACCCCCTCGCCGGTGGTCTTCTGCCACAATGACGTCCAGGAAG GGAacatcctgctgctggctgggcgCGAGGCTTCCTCCTCTGACAAGCTTATGCTCATTGACTTTGAGTATAGCAGCTACAACTACCG GGGCTTCGACATCGGCAACCATTTCTGCGAGTGGGTTTACAACTACACCCATGATTCCTGGCCGTTCTTTAAGGCTTCCCCAGAGAACTACCCCAGCCGGCAGCAGCAG CTGCATTTCATCCGGCACTACCTCTCAGAGGACTCGGGGCGACGCGGGGACACCACACACAAGGAGCAGGCCCACATTGAAGAAGAAATGCTCACAGAGATCAACCG GTTTGCTCTGGCCTCTCACTTCTTCTGGGGCCTGTGGTCCATTCTGCAGGCGAAGATCTCCACCATCGAGTTCGGGTACCTG GACTATGCGCAGAGCCGCTTCGAAGCCTACTTCCAGCACAAGGCACAGTGTTCCTGa